A genomic stretch from Anaerococcus mediterraneensis includes:
- a CDS encoding YafY family protein, whose protein sequence is MASSRLNILYILEILREESDPDHILAMADIRKKLSLYYGVNLDRRTITSAINDLIDFGIDISTFADNGLGYYLIDRDFEKSENYLLMDAIFSLAYIDRDQCTELLRKIGKSQSKYQRSVDKYISQVDLYRSKRTSNKEVFLNIEIINEAIEENRQIEFTYLTYGPDKKLVPRRERPYKLNAYRILTDNKKYYLLGTTPGFTNILAYRIDFIKDIKILKENREKFRTDDLNRLIEKASHAFFGKPSFIKIRFDKDILSYVIDQFGTDIKIREDGDYYLGEFLAPEKGIEYRALQFLPYVEVLEPKSLRESIIESVKENLYGI, encoded by the coding sequence ATGGCAAGTTCGAGATTAAATATTTTATATATCCTAGAAATTCTTCGTGAAGAATCTGACCCTGACCATATTCTTGCTATGGCAGATATAAGGAAAAAACTTTCTTTATATTATGGTGTAAATCTTGATAGGAGAACGATTACAAGTGCAATCAATGATTTAATTGACTTTGGGATTGATATTTCAACCTTTGCTGACAATGGACTTGGCTATTATCTAATAGATAGGGATTTTGAAAAAAGTGAGAACTATCTTTTGATGGATGCAATATTTTCCCTTGCCTATATAGACAGGGACCAGTGCACAGAGCTTTTAAGGAAAATTGGGAAAAGTCAGTCCAAATACCAAAGGTCAGTCGATAAATATATAAGTCAGGTAGACCTTTATAGGTCAAAAAGAACTTCGAACAAAGAAGTTTTTCTAAATATAGAAATTATAAACGAAGCTATTGAAGAAAATCGTCAGATTGAATTTACCTACCTGACCTATGGGCCAGATAAGAAACTTGTGCCGAGAAGGGAAAGGCCCTACAAATTAAACGCCTATAGGATCCTAACCGACAATAAAAAATACTATCTTTTGGGAACCACGCCTGGATTTACAAATATTTTGGCCTATAGGATTGATTTTATAAAGGATATTAAAATTTTAAAAGAAAATAGGGAAAAATTTAGGACCGATGACTTAAATAGGCTAATAGAAAAAGCAAGTCATGCCTTTTTTGGCAAACCATCATTTATAAAAATTCGTTTTGACAAGGATATTTTATCTTATGTCATAGACCAGTTTGGGACGGATATAAAAATTAGGGAAGACGGCGACTATTACCTAGGAGAATTTTTGGCACCCGAAAAAGGCATAGAATACCGGGCCTTGCAATTTCTTCCTTATGTGGAAGTTCTAGAGCCAAAGAGTCTGAGAGAGTCGATTATTGAGAGTGTGAAAGAAAATTTATATGGGATTTAA
- a CDS encoding GIY-YIG nuclease family protein has translation MELKLNDIFNLTEEEINNSKIEFNMTYGSKADYFIDYWLKQNDIEKLNGTCKQCSYWGWYGTSQRNFYPGQWVFSFSRISGDEWLFISAGKVLEVPEDDWAKVEILERFKPFFGRLVINCNKGNTFARYTFNLSSYIEKISVKEILSCLYSGDKFEGYDRVYLPFDKLSKIFKGEILPSYYEALSKVSGVYCLTDTKTGKLYIGSATGIEGVRQRWGDYFSCKDGGNKKLIELKNKEGEEYFEKYFTFTLIEFFNRSYDSEKIIEREQYWKKCFDTINNGYNSN, from the coding sequence ATGGAACTTAAACTAAATGATATTTTTAATTTAACAGAAGAAGAAATAAATAATAGTAAAATAGAATTTAATATGACTTATGGTTCGAAAGCAGATTATTTTATAGACTATTGGCTTAAACAAAATGATATTGAGAAGTTAAATGGTACATGCAAACAGTGTTCTTATTGGGGCTGGTATGGTACAAGTCAAAGGAATTTTTATCCTGGACAATGGGTTTTTAGTTTTTCTAGGATAAGTGGAGATGAATGGCTCTTTATTTCTGCTGGTAAGGTTCTAGAAGTTCCAGAGGATGATTGGGCAAAAGTTGAGATTTTAGAAAGATTTAAGCCTTTTTTTGGCAGGCTTGTCATTAATTGTAATAAGGGAAATACATTTGCAAGATACACTTTTAATCTAAGCTCATATATTGAGAAGATTAGTGTTAAGGAAATTCTCTCTTGCCTATATAGTGGTGATAAATTTGAAGGTTATGATAGAGTTTACTTGCCATTTGATAAATTGTCTAAGATATTTAAGGGTGAAATTTTGCCATCATATTATGAAGCCTTAAGCAAGGTAAGTGGTGTATATTGCTTGACAGACACAAAGACAGGCAAACTTTATATTGGCTCAGCTACAGGAATTGAAGGAGTTAGGCAAAGGTGGGGGGATTATTTTTCATGCAAAGATGGTGGTAATAAAAAGTTAATTGAACTTAAGAATAAAGAGGGTGAGGAATACTTTGAAAAATATTTCACCTTTACCCTAATAGAATTTTTTAATAGATCTTATGATTCAGAAAAAATAATTGAAAGAGAGCAATATTGGAAAAAATGCTTCGATACCATCAATAACGGATATAATAGTAACTAG
- a CDS encoding YaaA family protein — translation MKIIISPAKGFKHFENIKTEGLLFPEKTRVLLEKIRKLSMNEMGNLNRTNDKLTEKAYYDFQDFDFDDLPNPALFSFDGLVFKQFSMGDFPDLEYLNDHVYILDAFYGLLKPMTGISDYRLYFDNTMYDLYEFWGDDLYKKLFEDDDLVLNLASKEYTKTIRPYLKKDDKFLTVDFKEVRDGKLKSIVSYMKQARGAMAREIIKNKIDDIDEVKKLNINGYAYDPYNSTTDTLIFIRKAD, via the coding sequence ATGAAGATTATTATTTCACCGGCTAAGGGTTTTAAACATTTTGAGAATATAAAGACAGAAGGACTTTTGTTTCCTGAAAAGACTAGGGTTTTGCTTGAGAAAATTAGGAAACTTTCTATGAATGAGATGGGAAATCTTAATAGGACCAATGACAAATTGACTGAGAAGGCTTACTATGATTTTCAGGACTTTGATTTTGATGATCTCCCAAATCCAGCACTTTTTTCCTTTGATGGCTTGGTTTTTAAGCAATTTTCTATGGGAGATTTTCCGGATCTTGAATATTTAAACGACCACGTCTACATTCTTGATGCCTTTTATGGCCTTTTAAAGCCAATGACAGGGATTTCCGATTATAGACTTTATTTTGACAACACCATGTACGACCTCTACGAATTTTGGGGTGATGATTTGTATAAAAAACTTTTTGAGGATGATGACCTGGTTTTAAACCTTGCGAGCAAGGAGTACACCAAAACCATAAGGCCATATCTAAAAAAAGATGACAAGTTTTTGACGGTTGATTTTAAGGAAGTCCGTGATGGAAAATTAAAATCAATTGTTTCTTATATGAAACAAGCCAGGGGAGCTATGGCCAGGGAGATAATAAAAAACAAGATCGACGATATAGACGAGGTTAAAAAGCTAAATATAAATGGCTACGCCTACGACCCATATAATTCTACCACTGACACTTTGATATTTATTAGAAAGGCGGATTAG